A region from the Malus domestica chromosome 07, GDT2T_hap1 genome encodes:
- the LOC103439677 gene encoding histone-lysine N-methyltransferase, H3 lysine-9 specific SUVH5-like: protein MSTLETTGERKVDRFPYTIKRPRVDAVREFPIGCGLFDARVLPSKSEDRGIIDQSSNIVGHTEKNDKVYGLFSKSSSVMNIPMDNCLSPRNMLRSIPVERDFPQGCGRVVSSSLRINCPDANVIPECKSAIGGDCNKHANDRCSSLLAKDAKLKKDVINHGVDDVHVAWRCKVKEALGAYQELFTELSQEYAKKSDKNVGCKIHMEVVMRHKEQGKCVNTRKQLGPIPGVEVGDEFQYRAQLVIVGLHHPYQNGIDYMTKDGKSVATSIVDSGRYGNHVESSDILIYSGEGGNSMIKGEEPKDQKLERGNLALKNSIEEGTPVRVIHKRLEVGTNSRSSTTYVYDGLYKVVEFWQDREKFGKMVFKFSLRRYSGQPRLTLGKILDKSKRPIVSKGGVYKNDISEGKERMPVRMVNEIDDESTPFFNYTCNIIYPNFFKAVTLRGCHCLDGCSASEPCSCVMKNGGVLPYDNNGHRTNKNALVYECGPLCKCPSSCKNRVSQHGIRFRLEVFRTKSKGWGVRSHSFIQEGSFICEYAGEIVQDNDDLAIRSAEHGNVGRFVNHSSCPNLFCQAILYDHDDLRMPHMVLFSKKNIAPKQELTCDYNSSGRKFVI, encoded by the coding sequence ATGTCTACACTGGAAACAACCGGGGAAAGGAAAGTCGATCGCTTTCCTTACACCATAAAGAGGCCAAGAGTTGATGCTGTTCGAGAATTCCCGATAGGATGTGGGTTATTTGATGCTCGGGTGCTACCAAGCAAGTCTGAAGATCGTGGCATCATAGACCAATCATCAAATATTGTTGGCCATACGGAGAAGAATGATAAGGTGTATGGGCTATTTTCTAAGTCCTCTAGTGTTATGAACATACCAATGGACAATTGCCTCTCACCTCGGAATATGTTGAGAAGTATTCCTGTTGAGCGGGATTTTCCCCAAGGTTGTGGAAGGGTGGTGTCTTCTTCTTTGAGAATCAATTGTCCAGATGCTAATGTTATTCCTGAGTGCAAATCAGCAATAGGTGGTGATTGCAATAAACATGCAAATGATAGGTGCTCGTCTTTATTGGCCAAGGATGCTAAGCTCAAGAAGGATGTTATTAATCATGGCGTGGATGACGTACATGTAGCCTGGCGTTGCAAGGTGAAGGAGGCTTTGGGTGCATATCAAGAGCTATTTACTGAGCTTTCGCAAGAATATGCTAAAAAGTCCGACAAAAATGTTGGTTGTAAGATTCATATGGAAGTCGTAATGCGTCATAAAGAGCAAGGAAAGTGTGTTAACACAAGGAAACAATTAGGACCCATTCCAGGAGTTGAAGTTGGTGATGAGTTTCAATACAGGGCTCAACTAGTTATTGTTGGCCTTCATCATCCTTATCAAAATGGTATTGATTACATGACGAAGGATGGGAAAAGTGTGGCCACAAGCATTGTGGATTCAGGGCGTTATGGTAACCATGTAGAGTCTTCTGATATCTTGATATATTCAGGTGAAGGTGGAAATTCGATGATCAAGGGTGAAGAACCAAAGGATCAAAAACTTGAGCGTGGAAACCTTGCACTAAAGAATAGCATTGAAGAAGGAACTCCTGTAAGGGTAATTCATAAACGTTTAGAGGTGGGTACTAATAGCAGATCTTCCACGACGTATGTTTATGATGGTCTCTACAAAGTGGTTGAATTTTGGCAAGATAGAGAAAAATTTGGTAAAATGGTCTTTAAGTTCTCATTGAGAAGGTATTCGGGGCAACCACGACTCACATTGGGAAAAATTTTGGACAAGTCGAAGAGGCCAATAGTTTCAAAGGGTGGTGTTTATAAAAATGATATCTCTGAAGGGAAAGAGAGGATGCCTGTTCGTATGGTCAATGAAATAGATGATGAGAGTACTCCATTTTTCAATTACACATGCAATATCATTTATCCAAATTTCTTCAAGGCGGTCACACTAAGGGGTTGTCATTGCCTTGATGGATGCTCCGCATCTGAACCATGTTCTTGTGTAATGAAGAACGGAGGAGTTTTGCCGTATGATAACAATGGACATCGAACGAACAAGAATGCCCTTGTGTATGAATGTGGTCCTTTGTGTAAGTGCCCTTCTTCTTGCAAAAACAGAGTGAGTCAACATGGCATTCGTTTTAGACTTGAAGTCTTCAGGACTAAATCAAAAGGATGGGGTGTTAGATCACACTCATTTATTCAAGAGGGAAGTTTTATATGCGAGTATGCAGGAGAAATAGTTCAAGATAATGACGACTTAGCTATTCGTTCCGCGGAACATGGGAACGTTGGAAGATTTGTCAATCATAGTAGCTGTCCTAATCTATTTTGCCAAGCTATCCTCTATGATCACGACGACTTGAGAATGCCACACATGGTGTTATTCTCCAAGAAGAACATAGCACCAAAACAAGAGTTAACTTGTGATTATAATTCTAGTGGGCGAAAGTTTGTAATCTAA